Within the bacterium genome, the region ATCATCCCTTATACAGAAGAGGTCTCCAGAAGATGTGGCCGCATAAATGAGTCCATCTGAGCCGATGAGAGGAGAGCAAACCTTTCCTCCAAGATAGAGGTTCCATTTATCTGCTCCGTTCTGGGTTAAGGCATAGAGCTTATCTGAGGCAACATAAATGGTCTTATTAGGGCCAATCACCACCGAACAGCCTGAGGTAAACCACTGATGCCACTTCAAGGAAGAATTACCCGGGCCAGGATAAAGGCTTCTTCCTGTATGCTGCCCGTCGTGTTGATACTGGGGCCAGGGAGCAACATCAGCCCAACCCAAACTTGCCCACACCACCAACCAAACCACCAAAATAAACCTTTTCACCCCTCTTGCAAACATCTTAACACCTCCGTTAAAAATCAAAGATTAAAGCATTTTGCGGAATGCTGATTTTTATGCTTACAACCTGATGAAGTCGAGTACCAGTTTAACTGCCCTCTCCACTTCTTTCATTCTAATGTCTGTTAGTTTCCCGAATCGTCTCATTAACCTTCCTGTATCAATGGGATATATCTGGTGGCATTTAACCACTGAATCTACTGTGAGTCCTCCCTCTCCTTTTTTTACAGAAACATTGAGGATACCGCGGCGTTTAACATCAGTCGCTTTTGATATAGCCAAAACAACCACTGTCCCAAATCCTGTCTGATTGATCGTATTGCTTTGGATGAGAATGGCAGGCCGAATGCCTCTCTGTTCATGTCTTCTGGCAGGATTGAAATTTACCAATCAGATTTCTCCTCGATGAGGGAAGTCTAAGTCAGTCATGGTTTAATGCCTCCATCTGGGCGGGCAGAGCCAATTCAGCAACTGATGATTATTTATCATACATTTTATCATATTTTTTCAGTATGTCAATACCTTTTTTCTCCAAACTACAATTTACTTTACCCTCACTGTAAAACTGACTGAACCGGACTGACCCGGCCCAACCTCATCTATAATCCACCTGATCTTTGTTGCAACCTCATTAAAATCTGTCTGCCATCCATTGTTATACCAATAACTGACTATGGACTGTGGACTATGGACTATGGACTTCAACACGCAGTGCTCTGGCAAAACATCAATAATAGAAACATCCTTTGCTGTTCCTTGACCTTCATTTTTATAGGTAATCGTATAGGTTAGGGTTTCTCCAGGAAGGGTGGATGCTTTATCAACAGACTTATAAAGGGTTATCTCTGGTCTATATTTTGAA harbors:
- a CDS encoding type II toxin-antitoxin system PemK/MazF family toxin, translated to MVNFNPARRHEQRGIRPAILIQSNTINQTGFGTVVVLAISKATDVKRRGILNVSVKKGEGGLTVDSVVKCHQIYPIDTGRLMRRFGKLTDIRMKEVERAVKLVLDFIRL